Proteins from one Bos indicus x Bos taurus breed Angus x Brahman F1 hybrid chromosome 19, Bos_hybrid_MaternalHap_v2.0, whole genome shotgun sequence genomic window:
- the DPH1 gene encoding 2-(3-amino-3-carboxypropyl)histidine synthase subunit 1 isoform X1 has product MAALVAAEAAESCSRNGPGRGRAPRGRLANQIPAEILNNPQLQAAIQVLPSNYNFEVPKTIWRIQQAQAKKVALQMPEGLLLFACTIVDILERFTEAEVMVMGDVTYGACCVDDFTARALGADFLVHYGHSCLVPMDTSAQDFRVLYVFVDIRIDTAHLLDSIRLTFPPASALALVSTIQFVSTLQAAAQELKAEYRVSVPQCKPLSPGEILGCTSPCLPKEVEAVVYLGDGRFHLESVMIANPNISAYRYDPYSKVLSREHYDHQRMQANRQEAIATARSAKSWGLILGTLGRQGSPKILEHLESRLQALGLPFVRLLLSEIFPSKLSLLPEVDVWVQVACPRLSIDWGTAFPKPLLTPYEAAVALRDISWQQPYPMDFYASSSLGPWTVNHGRDRLLQVPGRLALGKVQGGPARPSPAAACEACSCRDEEVSPIAL; this is encoded by the exons ATGGCGGCGCTGGTGGCGGCCGAGGCCGCAGAGTCTTGCAGCCGAAACGGCCCGGGCAGAG GTCGAGCCCCTCGGGGCCGCTTGGCCAATCAGATCCCGGCTGAGATCCTGAACAATCCCCAGCTGCAGGCGGCCATCCAAGTCCTGCCTTCCAACTATAACTTTGAGGTTCCCAAGACCATCTGGAGGATCCAACAGGCCCAGGCCAAGAAGG TGGCCTTACAAATGCCCGAAGGCCTCCTCCTCTTCGCCTGTACCATTGTGGATATCTTGGAAAG GTTCACGGAGGCCGAAGTGATGGTGATGGGAGACGTGACCTACGGGGCTTGCTGTGTGGACGACTTCACTGCAAGAGCCCTGGGAGCTGACTTCCTGGTCCACTATGGCCACAGCTGCCTGG TTCCCATGGACACCTCGGCCCAAGACTTCCGGGTGCTGTATGTCTTTGTGGACATCCGGATAGACACTGCCCACCTCCTGGACTCTATCCGCCTCACCTTTCCCCCAGCCAGTGCCCTTGCGCTGGTCAGCACCATTCAGTTCGTGTCAACCTTGCAG GCAGCCGCCCAAGAGCTGAAAGCTGAGTATCGTGTGAGTGTCCCACAGTGCAAGCCCCTGTCTCCTGGGGAGATTCTGGGCTGCACGTCTCCCTGCCTACCCAAGGAGGTGGAGGCTGTGGT GTATCTTGGAGATGGCCGCTTCCACCTGGAGTCTGTCATGATCGCCAACCCTAACATCTCCGCTTACCG ATACGACCCTTACAGCAAGGTCCTGTCCAGAGAGCACTATGACCACCAGCGCATGCAGGCCAACCGCCAGGAAGCCATAGCCACTGCCCGGTCAGCTAAATCCTGGGGTCTCATCCTGGGCACTTTGGGCCGCCAAGGCAGTCCCAAGATCCTGGAG CACCTGGAATCTCGGCTCCaagccttgggacttcccttCGTGAGGCTGCTGCTCTCTGAGATCTTCCCCAGCAAGCTCAGCCTCCTTCCCGAGGTGGATGT GTGGGTGCAGGTGGCATGTCCACGCCTGTCCATCGACTGGGGTACAGCCTTCCCCAAGCCGCTGCTCACACCCTATGAG GCGGCGGTGGCCTTGAGGGACATTTCCTGGCAGCAGCCCTACCCTATGGACTTCTACGCCAGCAGCTCCTTGGGGCCGTGGACGGTGAACCACGGGCGGGATCGGCTGCTCCAGGTCCCAGGCCGGCTGGCCCTGGGGAAG GTTCAGGGGGGGCCCGCGCGCCCCTCTCCAGCCGCGGCTTGCGAGGCTTGCAGCTGCAGAGACGAGGAGGTGTCGCCGATCGCTCTCTGA
- the DPH1 gene encoding 2-(3-amino-3-carboxypropyl)histidine synthase subunit 1 isoform X2, whose amino-acid sequence MPEGLLLFACTIVDILERFTEAEVMVMGDVTYGACCVDDFTARALGADFLVHYGHSCLVPMDTSAQDFRVLYVFVDIRIDTAHLLDSIRLTFPPASALALVSTIQFVSTLQAAAQELKAEYRVSVPQCKPLSPGEILGCTSPCLPKEVEAVVYLGDGRFHLESVMIANPNISAYRYDPYSKVLSREHYDHQRMQANRQEAIATARSAKSWGLILGTLGRQGSPKILEHLESRLQALGLPFVRLLLSEIFPSKLSLLPEVDVWVQVACPRLSIDWGTAFPKPLLTPYEAAVALRDISWQQPYPMDFYASSSLGPWTVNHGRDRLLQVPGRLALGKVQGGPARPSPAAACEACSCRDEEVSPIAL is encoded by the exons ATGCCCGAAGGCCTCCTCCTCTTCGCCTGTACCATTGTGGATATCTTGGAAAG GTTCACGGAGGCCGAAGTGATGGTGATGGGAGACGTGACCTACGGGGCTTGCTGTGTGGACGACTTCACTGCAAGAGCCCTGGGAGCTGACTTCCTGGTCCACTATGGCCACAGCTGCCTGG TTCCCATGGACACCTCGGCCCAAGACTTCCGGGTGCTGTATGTCTTTGTGGACATCCGGATAGACACTGCCCACCTCCTGGACTCTATCCGCCTCACCTTTCCCCCAGCCAGTGCCCTTGCGCTGGTCAGCACCATTCAGTTCGTGTCAACCTTGCAG GCAGCCGCCCAAGAGCTGAAAGCTGAGTATCGTGTGAGTGTCCCACAGTGCAAGCCCCTGTCTCCTGGGGAGATTCTGGGCTGCACGTCTCCCTGCCTACCCAAGGAGGTGGAGGCTGTGGT GTATCTTGGAGATGGCCGCTTCCACCTGGAGTCTGTCATGATCGCCAACCCTAACATCTCCGCTTACCG ATACGACCCTTACAGCAAGGTCCTGTCCAGAGAGCACTATGACCACCAGCGCATGCAGGCCAACCGCCAGGAAGCCATAGCCACTGCCCGGTCAGCTAAATCCTGGGGTCTCATCCTGGGCACTTTGGGCCGCCAAGGCAGTCCCAAGATCCTGGAG CACCTGGAATCTCGGCTCCaagccttgggacttcccttCGTGAGGCTGCTGCTCTCTGAGATCTTCCCCAGCAAGCTCAGCCTCCTTCCCGAGGTGGATGT GTGGGTGCAGGTGGCATGTCCACGCCTGTCCATCGACTGGGGTACAGCCTTCCCCAAGCCGCTGCTCACACCCTATGAG GCGGCGGTGGCCTTGAGGGACATTTCCTGGCAGCAGCCCTACCCTATGGACTTCTACGCCAGCAGCTCCTTGGGGCCGTGGACGGTGAACCACGGGCGGGATCGGCTGCTCCAGGTCCCAGGCCGGCTGGCCCTGGGGAAG GTTCAGGGGGGGCCCGCGCGCCCCTCTCCAGCCGCGGCTTGCGAGGCTTGCAGCTGCAGAGACGAGGAGGTGTCGCCGATCGCTCTCTGA
- the OVCA2 gene encoding esterase OVCA2 — MAMFACSEARLQGGGCFGSRPSCSSSARGKAASGSSVAHALCRMAAQPLLRILCLAGFRQSERGFREKTGALRKALRGRAELVCLSGPHPVVDAAGSEGARPDSGPCPPEEQPQGWWFSEQEADVFLALEEPTACRGLEEALETVAQALNKLGPFDGILGFSQGAALAALVCALGQGGDPRFPLPRFVILVSGFCPRGLGLMEPIMQGPLSLPSLHVFGDTDGVIPSQESMQLCSRFDGAVTLTHSGGHFIPAAAPQRQAYLKFLDQFAD, encoded by the exons ATGGCAATGTTCGCTTGCTCTGAGGCCCGCCTCCAGGGTGGTGGCTGTTTTGGGTCCCGCCCTTCGTGTTCAAGTTCCGCTCGGGGAAAGGCTGCTTCCGGTTCCTCTGTCGCGCACGCGCTATGCAGGATGGCTGCGCAGCCGCTTCTGCGGATTTTGTGTCTGGCGGGTTTTCGGCAGAGCGAGCGGGGCTTCCGTGAGAAGACCGGAGCGCTGCGGAAGGCGCTGCGGGGCCGCGCAGAGCTCGTGTGCCTCAGCGGCCCGCACCCGGTCGTGGACGCAGCGGGGTCGGAGGGCGCCAGGCCAGACTCTG GACCCTGCCCTCCGGAGGAGCAGCCTCAAGGCTGGTGGTTTTCCGAACAGGAGGCAGACGTTTTCTTGGCCTTGGAAGAGCCCACGGCTTGCAGAGGTCTGGAGGAAGCTCTGGAAACGGTGGCACAGGCACTGAACAAGCTGGGGCCTTTCGATGGGATCCTTGGTTTCAGTCAGGGGGCTGCGCTGGCCGCTCTTGTGTGTGCCCTTGGCCAAGGCGGCGATCCCCGCTTCCCTTTGCCCCGGTTTGTCATCCTCGTATCTGGTTTCTGCCCGCGGGGCCTTGGCCTCATGGAACCCATCATGCAGGGCCCCTTGTCACTGCCTTCCCTCCATGTCTTTGGGGACACTGACGGCGTCATCCCCTCTCAGGAGAGTATGCAGCTGTGTAGCCGTTTCGATGGAGCCGTCACTCTTACCCACTCTGGTGGCCACTTCATTCCAGCAGCTGCACCCCAGCGCCAGGCCTACCTCAAGTTCTTGGACCAGTTTGCAGACTGA
- the LOC113877192 gene encoding uncharacterized protein LOC113877192 yields the protein MSRRTSTTRAYKSRRASRAAGGERARAQHNRQVSGTDRPMGDRWTMHGHGLEGKEETDRRQVRGAPKGWGWGQGGGDEGPLAAAGAGARGVRRTPSSTCLRPDGYATTSEEHRSEDRPESLRLFLGLLRHPPKKVGRRCWRPRRRAPSSPPRRAVTQPRCPRSAELGRRRETDAHLPAPLPHLPQDPSPHSAGAPPPRPVELVPPRPQLPASA from the coding sequence ATGAGCCGCCGCACGAGTACTACGCGTGCCTATAAAAGCCGCCGCGCCAGCCGGGCTGCGGGAGGCGAGCGGGCGCGGGCGCAACACAACCGACAGGTAAGCGGGACCGACCGACCAATGGGCGACAGATGGACGATGCACGGACATGGACTGGAAGGCAAGGAGGAGACCGACAGGAGGCAGGTTAGAGGGGCCCCaaaggggtggggttggggacaGGGTGGAGGGGACGAGGGTCCCCTCGCAGCTGCTGGAGCTGGAGCCAGAGGCGTACGCAGAACCCCGAGCAGCACCTGCCTGCGCCCGGATGGATACGCAACCACTTCGGAGGAGCATCGATCAGAGGACCGACCAGAGTCCCTGCGGCTTTTCCTGGGGCTCCTGCGCCATCCTCCCAAGAAAGTGGGACGAAGGTGCTGGCGCCCCAGGAGACGcgccccttcctctcctccccgcaGAGCGGTGACTCAGCCTCGCTGCCCCCGGTCTGCTGAGCTGGGGCGCCGGCGAGAGACAGACGCCCACCTACCCGCCCCCCTGCCGCACCTTCCTCAGGATCCCTCCCCTCATTCAGCCGGGGCGCCCCCTCCCCGTCCCGTCGAGCTGGTCCCTCCGCGCCCCCAACTTCCCGCCTCTGCATGA